The genomic stretch aagtctatatatgtGCTAAAATAAGTGTCAAGATAATGGAACatgagatttaatgaagtcattttattttatggtttcgaaatgatcaatgaggatcattgtgtttaccttagaaaggaaaaaggaaagtttatcattttatcattatatgttgatgatatgctaatagctagaagtgatataaagtgtgtgatagaagtcaaatcttgGCTTTCAtcgcaatttgacataatagatatgcgagaaacagagtacatcttaggagtgaagatcattagagatcgattaaaaatacttttgggtttgtctcaagaagcttatatcactaagatgatacaacacttcaatatgtcagattacaACATTGAACAGACACCTATAGTGAGTGGTactgttttgagcaaaagtatgtatcccaagactcttgaAGAATTGTCGAAATGAAGGAAAAATCATATACCAGTGCTATTgatagtttaatgtacactatgttgtgtactcgtcctgttataagctatgttgttggcttagttagtcatttccagtcaaaTTCAGAATCGAGACACTGAAAAGTGGTAAAGAGGATATTCAAATATCTCAAAAGAACAGCGGATTATTGCCtttgtttccaaggatcagatatgagcctaagtgactacacagatgcagattgggtagGGGATattgatgatagaaaatcaacATCTGGCTAtatcttcttgctgaatggtggcgccatctcttggaacaacaagaagcagacttgtgtagccttgtcgacaatggaagctgagtatgtggcttatgCAATGactgtgcaagaggctgtctggctaagaaggtttctgaagcatctgaagattgttgaggacagtgggagttcTGTTACattgtactgtgacagtcaagctgcaatagctttttccaaggatcccaaatatcacagcaaaggtaagcatatagaaattaagtataattatgtaaaggatattgttgacaagaaaaaggtaattcttgagtacatccctacacgaaatatgcttgctgatacttttactaagccattgactaaagagtcatttcatggacatataaagtctttgggacttcgaagaatgtaacttattgtaaagacattttgataaatgaaaaatgtcatgatctatttagtgtatatgtctttgttacattcgaataaaagtctcgataagcatgttggcagattaagattggtccactcacatggataatcatctctatttgttaagtacaaatagaggtaagaccgttgcttatgggatagcttatgtagctatgaatagagacatacccgtaagttaaggtcaccttgataattatgtcaagatgagatcatttatgtaatgatcagagtaaatgcacccaccatttactgaatctgcttaaagccagattggaattcatatgttgaatttaaaattaaacattaggtatgtctagatcgaaatctgtacgatgttaaattttggaaaaaacatacgctctttttagtaaagagaataacatcgtagcatgtgattcataccacgtGTTATGACGACAAGAAGGATAGTAGGAGAATGTATCCATGTTTTTTTTTACTATAtaagacccttgagattataagttaatttcaatCTTACCTTAAATGACTATTTagttgtctacttgaagttctgatcagtatctgctactttagcatgtttcctattgactatggatgtttcggtctatggagcataactaggaaagcgactgatttgaatgaatagattctagctaaaaaggaagattatgattgatttacatctgtgataTTTATTCACTGATACCAGttatatttttagttcagtacataaaatgtaattgtgaataatttgtttaattggagatgttaaacatgctcttgacatatattcaatatgagggattagagatgttcataatgatgtaaataatttaatttggggTAAAGACAAGTCATTGATGTCTCTAATTCATTCTAAAGagcagctatgtaaggtgtaacaatcttcttagcaataaatGTTCAGTATGCTTGCTGTTgtacgaaccattttccctaatgtatgaaatggatgttcttatttggtctgtgtgactaattaattttgctctattcttcgtgacttgatcatcAAAtaatctatgtgacttatttggtttatgtgaccaattaatgtttgactttggcattatgacatgatcaccttgtagtctatgtgactgacatgatcTATGTGATCATATAATCTTATGGATTgatttggacgagtgggagatgttggacgttgcatcagttgcaatgtcaagaagatgaaggggtgcccattcaccttcatcttcctctattgGAAGCCATCAAAGCATCGGTTGGTAACCAATGTTTTGCTTCCTATTTAAAATGGCGTCCAAGAGCAATCGAGGAAGTGGGCAAGAGGATAAGGGGAGAGGCGACGGTGATCAGTGTTGGTCGAGCAAAGGAGAACGTCCGAGAGGttggggatttggctcgtgaaccttgaagcacTTTCCGGTTACCCGTGATCGAACTTCTGACAACAGCGACGTCCGACGACTTCTCcgatttcttcgggagatcactgtgagttatTTACAGTTTAATTTTGTTCTTCGTTTCATGTTCTCAAAGATACAACAGGTCTAGGATAGGGTATGAGTTTGGTATGGTTGTAATTAAAGTTTCGATTTGGATTCAACTAGACTTGgattattaatcaattaattgttTATTCCTTTCTCAAAGTACAAAGTTTGTCctatgttagatttaagttttgcTTTGAACAAATTTTGCGAGAGTTTTTGAAATCAACTTCTAAGTCATGGCGAGACACAGGGTCTTTTTGATTATCAGAACAATGATagctttcttagacaaagcctttttaaGAAACATGAGCTAAATCAACTTTACTACAAtgtcttggtctaactggtttagAATGAGGCATGAGATAACTTCTGCTAGTTCCACTTGATTAGATGCACCGGGTAGGAAAATACAGCCTAGACATGCAACTATCCAAGTTTTTCTAGTTTCTATCAGCTCAACCCGCTCTGATATTAAATTATAGGATTGATCTCAAtaccgggggggggggggtgtaaatagcctttaagtttttttttcgaaTGAGCAGATAGTAAATAAAGTAGTTGAATCAATCAGAGTTAGCATAttggaaataaaattaatttagatcGATTTAATTAAGTAAGACAAAGGCAATAAATTTAGCTAACAATTTAAGTATGTAAGTTGATTAACCAAGCTAGAAGTATAGACATGCAacagttataaaatatgattcttatttttaatttctcctaagtggagaaaccttacagaaaaaaattctaaaaaggtTAAGCACAATAAAACGAATAAGGCAATACAAAAATAAATGAAACTATTATCCAAGATGTTGCTGATCAAAAATGAAGCGTGTGTCATAGTGTGTCACAACACCAAAGGTGAAAGAGCACTTTAGAGCACGAGAATAAGGATGACGATTTCTGTTTGAGTGATTTTCAAGCTCTGTCTCGAAactctttatataggactcctCCTGTCGCCTGGAGTCTTCCCGGTTACCTGTAGAGGTGCTGGCATGGCTATAATGTCTATCCATAAGATAAGGTTAATGAAACTTTCTGATTGCCTATATATCCTCTAGTCGTTTGGGTAGAGCTCAAACTTCATCTTGACCGCTTTGCTCAGATTATTGATAATGTCATATCCCGATCACCTAGAAGCCGCTTCGATCTCTAACACACTCTAGTCGCCTTAACCCAACTATGATTGCTTGGACTCTCTGAAATCCTTTTGTCGAGAGTTATCACCAGTTAGTCACCTCAGACTCCATTCGGTTGTTTGGAACCATCAAACATGATTCCCTCCAATTGTTACATGTAATGAGGATGATATAAAATGTAAAGTTACTCGCACTCACTTGACTAGTTCGGTTTTGCCGAGCAATCAACacacttggacttgattcacctaacACCCAGCTAGAAATTTATTTGTCACTTGGATTTCAATAACTTAGCCTACGGTTAGAAATTTGTAAATCAAGCCTTAATCCCTTATACTTGAGTTACCTAGCATCCGGTAAGGAATTTATCTGCTTGGTCTCCAATCAAAATTTTAGTTGCCTAACTTTATTTATATCACAACTAACATAACTTTACCTTTAATCATCAAAACTCTGGATCATATGTTGTGCATCCAACAATAGCAATAGCAACTAATCATAACTACTATATACATTAACTACCAAGTAGTTAATATATGTTGTAACAATTACTGATAGTTGCTACAATAATATTAGATAAGAGGTATTTTGGGGATAAAATATTAGATGGAgcactctgttttttttttttcggtTTTTTTGTTTTAAGAGATATCATTtttaatatttgtataatttaaagcgtccttttaatttttgcctattaaattttatattttttataatttaactcGATCACAAATACAGAAGTAGAAGTGACCATATGCATCATTCACCAAAGCATGAAAAATCGAGTACAAATATGCTCTGAGCACAATGGCATGATATCTATATACAAGAAGCACTCCAACACAATTCCTGCACGAAGAAGCTTGTAATTCTGCCGTTcgttcattcattcattcaagtcGACAATGACAATGGATAGTCGGATGGCCTGATTCTTCAAGAGAATTAACAACTGAAAGGATCACAAGATTTTTTACTAGCTCTCGGGCTGCAAGGAGTGATCTGGCATAATTAATGCACCGCCACTTCAGTCTGTCATGTCTTCCACTTCATCTTCTACAGCAAAAATATCCTCCACTTCGTCATCAGGAAGGCCGTAAATTGCATCGATTCGACTCTGAACGATTTTCATAGTAAGACCTGGGAACCTATAAGGGCAACTAGGTCGCAGTTCTATTTTGATAAATGGCCATCTCATTGTTTCTGCAGCTGCACATTCTTCTGGCCCGTCTCCGATGGCGCAGAAGCGGACATTCAGGCCCCTAAACCGCTCCTTGATCCATGAAAAGCACTGAAGCTTCCCTACTTCCCATGAGCTGTAAACTGGAGTGAAAAAATAGTTTCATCAGTCATCGGCAAGAAAATATTTGTCCTGCTCGTTGTATAAAAGAGGAATTAGCTAGGAACACAAATACAGTAATTAAACAAATTGCATGACTAAAAGAATGGCTATTTAGATTAGAATAAGAATCTGCATTGACATATCTAGCATACACATTGCTTGCTTCAAAGCTTCAAAATAGATCTATGGCATGGATTGATTCAAGACTGCCTtaaaaaggcaataaataagaacTAATGATGAGAAAAGACAAACCATTTTTAGCAGGGATAACATCATCCAATCTGTAAAGCAAACATTTGGCAAGACTAGGAACCAGCGATCCTGAAGTGACGAGGACATTCACACTTTTGCCTTTGTTAGTACTGGGGCCAGCTGGATTCAAGTCGGTTTGAATGTCAGTTTCTGCTGAGTTAGTTTTTCCCATACTTTGTTCCAAGAGAGAATGTGCTGCAACAAAATTGAAATTTACCAAGCAATCAAAAAACACAGCAAAGAGAAGACATCAGGGAATAGAACCGCATGATATATAAGGAGATCTTAATGGTTAAGGGCCTGCACTAAATACTTGAAAAATGTTTATATTGGAGCATGTAAGTTAGAAATTCAGCAGTCAATCAATAGGAAATAGCTTATCCAACagcaatatttttttcttatcaatTTTTAGACGACCTTAAAATATACTGATTTACCCAAGTCCTTAAACTCGAAGCTAGGAGAAATAATTAGTGTTGCAAAAGATATACTACATATAAGGAGATATTTAATGGTCTAAGGGCCTGCAGTATATACTTGAAAAATGTTTATATTGGAGCATGTAAGTTACAAATTCAGCAGTTAATCAATAGGAAATAACTAATCCAACAGCAATATATTTTTCTTATCCATTTTTAGATGACCTTAAAACATACTGATTTACCCAAGTCCTTAAAATCGAAGCTAGGAGAAATAATTAGTGTTGCAAAAGATATACTACACCTCAATCACCGAGATTTCATATAAATTCCTAAAGGCAACTAGAATACTGGTAAATCTATTGTGCATAACTTAGTTATAGCACATGGTTATAAAGCTCAGCTAATATTGCTCAATGTAAAAAGAACTTTAACAATAAATTCTAGGACTCTACATTGAAGTGTCCAACATTTTCTATATAGTTCAAGAAAGTGCAATGCTACTCACCTTCTTCCATCATGCTAAGCTTATGAGTTTACTATTAAGGATGTAACAACAAAATCTTAAGTGATTTTTCTTAAATGTTTAAATGTTAGGAGAATTTCTTTTACAATGTGGGATTCAACAAGTCCCCTAATGCAAATAGCAAAGTTATTTGTCCTCTATGAGTTATTTGAGCAATAGCAATAGCAAAGCAAAGACACATATCCCCTAATGGCGTCAAGTCCAAGATTTAAGTTTATGTTTGATTCCAGTAGAtaatgattattatgaaaaagtaCTAATACAACACTAAGTACAAATCTAGTTAAAATGCAAATGAGTAGAAGGCCTCAGAAACAAATATTACTACCGCGTCATGGAAGAAGGATGTAGGCCTAATATTATAGATGATCTATCATAAGAGAATCTTAAAACCAAGACCAAGTGAATAAGTATTAGTCAATGCATTTACCTGAAGAAAGCCATCCATCTGTATAGCAATCAGTCAAGTTGTATAGATCATTCCAGTGTTTAATCAAGTGTTGGTCAAGTAACTTAGGTAAACCCTGAAGCATTAACAAATAAACAAAGATTAATATTTAACAACAATTGTAAGTCCAAACCAAAATCCAGGATTACAAATTTAAACATGTCACTTAAAAAAAGGGAGGAAAATCATTATGCATCTAAAACTGATAAGAGAAAGTCAATGCGGTATAACTCATGTAATTCCACTGCCGAAAAGCTTAACCATTCATATAGAAAAGATAGGAAAACTTAATCACATTATTCAGCAGGTGCAATTGATTTTTTCATCTTTTCCCCATTTCTATCATGAATCCTGAACAAGTTATAGTCTGGTTGTCAGAAGGTAAAATCCTGAATAAACCAAATAACACCTGCAGTTTTTGGGCCTCACGCATCTCCATCTGAGTTTTCTTTTTCTCCAATTGCACCAGTGACTATCTTTTATCCTCCGGAGGAGTCTCTATTAGCCCCAGCCTTGTCTCCTCCTATGTAGGTTTATCAGCGTCGTCCTCGTCCTATTTTGCCTCCGCCCTGCAATGCCACTGCCGAAGACATATCTTTGGAGCCAAGTTCTTCGCCTCTTCCTCCCGTCCTGTCTCCTGAGTCTAATATTCCCATTGCACTTCGAAAAggtatgcgttccactcgtaatccttctccttATTATGTTTCTTTGAGCTATCATCGTCTTTCTCCTTCCTATTattcttgtctttcttccttgtcGTCTGTTTCTCTTCGAAAGACTGCAGGTGACGCCTTGgcccatccaggatggaaacatgctatgcttgatgaaatgagtgTCTTACAAAGCAGTGGGACTTGGAACATCGTTCCTCTACCACCTGGGAAGTCAATGGTTGGTTGTCGATGAGTGTTTATGGTGAAAGTTGGTACAGACGGCATGGTTAATCGGCTTAAGGCTTGTCTcgtcgctaaaggctatactcatgtatttggattggattatggggacactttttctcctgttgccaagaGGTCTTCTGTGCATTTATTCCTGTCCATTACTGCAATTCGCCATTAGCCCCTTTATCAGTTGGAtatcaaaaatgcattcttacatggtgacctgcttgaggaagtctacatggagcaacctccgtgttttgttgcttAGGAGGAGTCTTTTGGTCTTGTATGTCATttgcggaaatctttatatggccTCAAAcagtcacccagagcatggtttAGTAGATTTGGTACTGTAATTCAACAGTTTAGCATGACTCGGAGTAAGGCTGATCATTTTGTcttttatcgccactcatctactggttgcatctacGTAGTGATTT from Zingiber officinale cultivar Zhangliang chromosome 5B, Zo_v1.1, whole genome shotgun sequence encodes the following:
- the LOC121987481 gene encoding eyes absent homolog; protein product: MDKKVCKAAVEPMTIYVWDMDETLILLKSLLDGKYAGVFNGVKDARKGVEIGKQWEKHILNICDECFFYKEIEKNNEPFLDSLIEYDDGRDLSDYDFKNDGFSFPYDDSNKRKLAYRHRLIAEKYSQGLPKLLDQHLIKHWNDLYNLTDCYTDGWLSSAHSLLEQSMGKTNSAETDIQTDLNPAGPSTNKGKSVNVLVTSGSLVPSLAKCLLYRLDDVIPAKNVYSSWEVGKLQCFSWIKERFRGLNVRFCAIGDGPEECAAAETMRWPFIKIELRPSCPYRFPGLTMKIVQSRIDAIYGLPDDEVEDIFAVEDEVEDMTD